A part of Melittangium boletus DSM 14713 genomic DNA contains:
- a CDS encoding FAD-binding oxidoreductase produces MRTESAPGVRWSEESTRLDARHAAKVERIARQLRQRTSTRPASFKKKTPPHQVPKRYDQRRGDEKIDLSDLDQILEIDPVAMTCTAEPAVTFDELVRATLRHGLVPIIVPEHKTISLGGAVAGCSIESMSFRHGGFHDTCLEYELITAKGDVLRCSPHQNPLVFQMIHGSFGTLGILSKLRFKLVRAAPYVHVTYETHATLEAFQQAIWRHFSTRDVDYLDGQIFSPSKHVLCVGRFTEHAPYVSRYDWLKAYCESIPRRAEDYLGTYDYLFRYDRGVTHVSPKSLLGRALFGKLVHSDSMLRAADRFHRFLPTKNPSVIVDVFVPFSSTASFMDWYHREMHFYPVWCVPFRRTRDYEWLSPQWWSGVHDPLFLDFAVYGLKQPEGRNLYKEFEDELLRVNGTKTLISYNYYDEETFWRLWNKETYQTVKQLTDPDNIFRDLYTKMCRAALGLEARTPGSGSMPH; encoded by the coding sequence ATGCGAACTGAGTCGGCTCCTGGTGTGCGGTGGTCCGAGGAATCCACGCGACTCGATGCGCGCCACGCGGCCAAGGTCGAGAGAATCGCGCGGCAGTTACGGCAAAGGACGAGCACGCGGCCCGCGTCCTTCAAGAAGAAGACGCCGCCGCACCAGGTCCCCAAGCGCTACGACCAGCGGCGCGGCGACGAGAAGATCGACTTGAGTGACCTCGACCAGATCCTTGAGATCGATCCCGTGGCGATGACCTGTACGGCCGAGCCCGCGGTCACCTTCGACGAGCTGGTCCGCGCGACGCTGCGCCACGGGCTCGTGCCCATCATCGTCCCCGAGCACAAGACCATCTCCCTCGGGGGGGCCGTCGCGGGGTGCTCCATCGAGTCCATGTCCTTCCGGCACGGTGGTTTCCACGACACCTGTCTCGAATACGAGCTCATCACCGCGAAGGGGGACGTGCTGCGCTGCTCCCCGCACCAGAATCCGCTCGTGTTCCAGATGATCCACGGCTCGTTCGGGACGCTCGGCATCCTCTCGAAGCTGCGGTTCAAGCTCGTACGCGCCGCGCCCTACGTGCACGTGACGTATGAGACCCACGCCACGCTCGAGGCCTTTCAGCAAGCCATCTGGCGTCACTTCTCCACCCGGGACGTGGACTACCTCGACGGGCAGATCTTCTCACCGTCGAAACACGTGCTGTGCGTGGGCCGCTTCACGGAGCATGCGCCCTACGTGAGCCGCTACGACTGGCTCAAGGCGTATTGCGAGAGCATCCCGCGCCGCGCCGAGGACTACCTCGGGACCTACGACTATCTCTTCCGTTACGACCGGGGGGTCACTCATGTCTCGCCGAAGAGCCTCCTCGGCCGGGCGCTGTTCGGCAAGCTGGTGCACTCGGACAGCATGCTGAGGGCGGCGGATCGCTTCCACCGCTTCCTGCCGACCAAGAACCCGTCGGTCATCGTGGATGTGTTCGTTCCCTTCTCGAGCACGGCCTCCTTCATGGATTGGTACCACCGCGAGATGCACTTCTACCCGGTGTGGTGCGTGCCCTTCCGGCGGACGCGGGATTATGAGTGGCTTTCGCCCCAGTGGTGGTCCGGCGTGCACGACCCGCTGTTCCTCGATTTCGCGGTCTACGGGCTCAAGCAGCCCGAGGGCCGCAACCTCTACAAGGAGTTCGAGGACGAACTGCTGCGGGTCAATGGCACCAAGACGCTCATCTCTTACAACTATTACGATGAGGAAACCTTCTGGCGCCTCTGGAACAAGGAGACCTACCAGACCGTGAAACAGCTCACGGACCCGGACAACATCTTCCGCGATCTCTACACGAAGATGTGCCGGGCGGCGCTCGGGCTGGAAGCGCGGACGCCCGGTTCTGGTTCCATGCCGCACTGA
- a CDS encoding lysoplasmalogenase, with the protein MSSHAQTAPDEKGLERLLHGLFIAAAVVNLGANFIAGIGAPVGPNIPAPPEPTGLLFWLLSVSKSLLVPTLAGYFALSARGHVLNIRRGALYGALLFCWIGDVALLFNDFFLYGMAAFAIAHLCFIAAYSKGLQLDAALKGRILIFAMPVVTYGYMIYMTLYLNLPSGQESMALPLAGYMLVLLSNGMTCLLRALQVKLASSPYILLGVVLFIQSDSLIAMTRFVDALAFENFAIMLTYIIGLFLMVRGCLLDQAVPRQRPGLESVRLSA; encoded by the coding sequence ATGTCCTCTCACGCCCAAACCGCTCCCGACGAGAAGGGTCTCGAAAGACTCCTTCATGGGCTCTTCATCGCGGCGGCTGTCGTCAATCTGGGAGCCAACTTCATCGCCGGCATCGGAGCGCCCGTGGGTCCGAATATACCGGCCCCGCCCGAGCCCACGGGCTTGTTGTTCTGGCTGCTCAGTGTGTCCAAGTCGCTGCTCGTGCCCACGCTGGCGGGGTACTTCGCCCTGTCCGCGCGCGGCCATGTCTTGAACATCCGCCGAGGTGCGCTCTATGGGGCACTCCTCTTCTGCTGGATCGGAGACGTCGCCCTGCTGTTCAACGACTTCTTCCTCTACGGCATGGCCGCCTTCGCCATCGCGCACCTCTGCTTCATCGCCGCCTATTCAAAAGGGCTCCAGCTGGACGCCGCGCTCAAGGGCCGCATCCTGATCTTCGCGATGCCCGTCGTGACCTATGGGTACATGATCTACATGACGCTGTATCTCAATCTCCCCTCGGGTCAGGAATCCATGGCGCTCCCGCTCGCGGGTTACATGCTCGTGCTGCTCTCCAATGGCATGACCTGTCTTCTCCGGGCGCTCCAGGTGAAGCTCGCCTCTTCGCCTTACATCCTGCTGGGCGTCGTGCTGTTCATCCAGTCGGACAGCCTCATCGCGATGACACGGTTCGTGGATGCCCTCGCCTTCGAGAACTTCGCCATCATGCTGACGTACATCATTGGCCTGTTCTTGATGGTTCGCGGATGCCTTCTCGACCAGGCCGTGCCCCGACAGCGGCCCGGACTCGAGTCCGTGCGCCTCTCCGCCTGA
- a CDS encoding hybrid sensor histidine kinase/response regulator, whose product MPSHSTPSLPLRWHLVRLAIGTLLPVVVFAAVLVFQLAGSERQAAERRVAHSARMLAASFEQEMAGSIRTLQALAESDALARGDLEAFLAECVRVRGTQPSWKVVLLIAPDGQSLLNTGVPWGARPPPLAERESFMRVIQTHEPTVGRIATGKGSAGALAFPIRVPVMRDGSLRYVLTAVITPESLVQVVASQGSSGEEWTRSLVDQGGLMAARTRDPARFVGKPAPRSFLEKTRLSNEDVYADVSLDGTEVYVAFSRSPAWGWTASVVNPRRLLDAPLADSMLAVGGLGLALLLVSASGAWVFSRRIERSIAHASAAAAALSRGELPQKAPSSVRELARLGEALEHSGRLLREREAERDAHLAVSEAARAEAVAATRAKDAFLAMLGHELRNPLAPIVTSMDLLRARGLARTPEHEVITRQLQHVVRLVDDLLDVSRITRGHLELRREPVELSSVVTRALEAVAPLIQQRRHVLEADVSPGAWLLADPDRLTQVVANLLTNAAKYTPPGGHLLVRARDVEGGFSLVVEDDGPGLPPDILPRIFEPFVQGPRTVDRSEGGLGLGLALVRSLVEAHGGQVEAHDKGPGQGCTFTVWLPGHLRVERPSSIPGEAPREASPAREFMAGNRFGVLVVDDNVDAAELLTDLLEMNGYEVRMAHDCEEALNRLEVFLPQLVLLDIGLPGVDGYGVAERIRRRLGDASPVFAALTGFGQAEDRARSHAAGFLQHFVKPLNIDDLLAFVESLRTRQKGAA is encoded by the coding sequence TTGCCTTCTCATTCCACGCCCTCCCTTCCCCTGCGTTGGCACCTCGTCCGGCTCGCGATCGGGACACTTCTTCCCGTGGTCGTCTTCGCCGCGGTGCTGGTCTTCCAACTGGCGGGCTCGGAACGTCAGGCCGCCGAGCGCCGTGTGGCTCATTCGGCGCGAATGCTCGCGGCGTCCTTCGAGCAGGAGATGGCCGGTTCCATCCGTACCCTCCAGGCGCTGGCCGAGTCCGATGCGCTCGCGCGTGGGGATCTGGAAGCCTTCCTCGCGGAGTGTGTGCGCGTGCGCGGCACGCAGCCGTCATGGAAGGTCGTGCTGCTGATCGCTCCAGACGGACAGTCGCTGCTGAACACGGGTGTCCCGTGGGGTGCTCGGCCGCCGCCCCTCGCCGAGCGGGAGAGCTTCATGCGCGTCATCCAGACGCATGAGCCCACGGTGGGACGCATCGCGACGGGGAAGGGCTCCGCCGGGGCGCTCGCCTTTCCCATCCGGGTACCGGTGATGCGCGACGGCTCGCTGCGCTACGTGCTCACGGCCGTCATCACTCCGGAGTCCCTTGTCCAGGTGGTCGCCAGTCAGGGGTCCAGCGGCGAGGAATGGACGCGCTCGCTGGTGGACCAGGGGGGACTCATGGCCGCACGCACCCGGGATCCCGCGCGATTCGTCGGGAAGCCAGCGCCACGCTCTTTTCTCGAGAAGACGCGTCTGTCCAACGAGGACGTGTACGCGGATGTGTCGTTGGACGGCACGGAGGTCTACGTGGCCTTCAGCCGATCGCCGGCGTGGGGATGGACGGCGTCGGTCGTCAATCCCCGGCGGCTCCTGGACGCGCCCCTGGCGGACTCGATGCTCGCCGTGGGGGGACTGGGGCTCGCGCTGTTGCTCGTGAGCGCGAGCGGGGCCTGGGTCTTCTCGAGGAGAATCGAGCGGTCCATCGCGCACGCGTCGGCCGCCGCCGCGGCGCTCTCCCGGGGAGAGCTTCCCCAAAAGGCGCCCTCCAGCGTGCGCGAGCTGGCGCGGCTTGGTGAGGCGCTGGAGCACTCCGGGCGGCTGCTCCGGGAGCGCGAAGCCGAGCGGGACGCGCACCTCGCCGTGTCCGAGGCCGCTCGGGCCGAGGCGGTCGCGGCCACACGGGCCAAGGACGCGTTTCTCGCCATGCTCGGCCATGAGCTGCGCAATCCGCTCGCGCCCATCGTGACCTCCATGGACTTGCTCCGGGCACGGGGTCTCGCGCGGACTCCCGAGCACGAGGTCATCACCCGGCAGCTCCAGCACGTCGTGCGCCTCGTGGATGATCTGCTCGACGTGTCCCGCATCACACGCGGGCATCTGGAGCTCCGCCGTGAACCCGTCGAGCTGTCCTCGGTGGTGACCCGGGCCCTGGAGGCGGTGGCCCCGCTCATCCAGCAGCGGCGGCACGTGCTCGAGGCCGATGTGTCTCCGGGTGCGTGGCTCCTGGCGGATCCCGATCGCCTGACTCAGGTGGTCGCCAATCTGCTCACGAACGCCGCGAAGTACACGCCCCCGGGCGGACACCTCCTGGTTCGAGCCCGGGACGTGGAGGGCGGCTTCTCGCTCGTGGTCGAGGACGATGGGCCCGGTTTGCCTCCGGACATCCTGCCCCGGATCTTCGAGCCATTCGTTCAAGGGCCGCGCACGGTCGATCGGAGCGAAGGCGGTCTGGGCCTCGGTCTGGCGCTCGTGCGCAGCCTCGTCGAAGCGCATGGAGGACAGGTCGAGGCCCATGACAAGGGACCCGGCCAGGGCTGCACCTTCACGGTCTGGCTGCCGGGACACCTCCGGGTGGAGAGGCCTTCTTCCATCCCAGGTGAGGCGCCACGGGAAGCGTCCCCCGCGCGGGAGTTCATGGCAGGGAATCGCTTCGGCGTGCTCGTCGTCGATGACAACGTGGACGCCGCTGAGTTGTTGACCGATCTGCTGGAGATGAATGGGTACGAGGTGCGCATGGCGCACGATTGCGAGGAGGCGCTGAACCGGCTCGAGGTGTTCCTCCCTCAGTTGGTGCTGCTCGACATCGGACTGCCCGGCGTGGATGGATACGGAGTCGCCGAGCGCATCCGGCGGAGGCTGGGGGATGCGAGCCCTGTCTTCGCCGCGCTCACGGGCTTTGGTCAGGCGGAAGATCGCGCCCGCAGCCACGCGGCGGGTTTTCTCCAGCATTTCGTGAAGCCCCTGAACATCGACGACCTGCTCGCGTTCGTGGAGTCGCTGCGGACGAGGCAAAAAGGGGCCGCGTAG
- a CDS encoding DUF1801 domain-containing protein, protein MQSKATTVDQYLASLPEDRRAAISAVRDVILENLDANYAEGMQYGMIGYYVPHKVFPAGYHCAPKQPLPFASLASQKSHMAVYLMCVYGQPEQEKWFREAWAKTGKKLDMGKSCVRFKKLEDVALDVIGEAIRRVPAKAYIEHYESVIRPPAKKKAPGAAKKAPAAKKAPAAKKKPAAKKRA, encoded by the coding sequence ATGCAGAGCAAAGCCACCACCGTCGACCAGTACCTCGCTTCGCTTCCAGAAGACCGCCGCGCGGCGATCTCCGCCGTGCGCGACGTCATCCTCGAGAACCTCGATGCGAACTACGCGGAGGGCATGCAGTACGGGATGATCGGCTACTACGTCCCGCACAAGGTGTTCCCCGCCGGCTACCACTGCGCTCCGAAGCAGCCGCTGCCGTTCGCGTCGCTGGCCTCCCAGAAGAGCCACATGGCCGTCTACCTGATGTGCGTCTACGGCCAGCCGGAGCAGGAGAAGTGGTTCCGCGAGGCATGGGCGAAGACGGGCAAGAAGCTCGACATGGGCAAGTCGTGCGTGCGCTTCAAGAAGCTCGAGGACGTCGCGCTCGATGTGATCGGCGAGGCCATCCGCCGAGTGCCCGCGAAGGCGTACATCGAGCATTACGAGTCCGTGATCCGCCCACCCGCGAAGAAAAAGGCGCCGGGCGCGGCGAAGAAGGCACCCGCGGCGAAGAAGGCACCGGCGGCGAAGAAGAAACCGGCGGCGAAGAAGCGCGCGTAG
- a CDS encoding helix-turn-helix domain-containing protein, whose amino-acid sequence MGDEELGGWLARNIQAMREARGATQAQLAKLAGVPRATWANLESGTSNPTLAVLHRVAEALQVSLEELVAKPRASARHYPKDSLPMRLRGPGFVRKLLPDPLPGIDFERMELPPQARLSGVPHTPGTREYLVCESGTLALVASGERFVLEPGDVVVFRGDQKHSYENLGTKSAVGYSVVILAPTVR is encoded by the coding sequence ATGGGCGACGAAGAGCTCGGGGGCTGGCTGGCGCGCAACATCCAGGCGATGCGCGAGGCGCGGGGTGCCACGCAGGCCCAGCTCGCGAAGCTGGCGGGGGTACCTCGGGCGACCTGGGCCAACCTGGAATCCGGGACGAGCAACCCCACGCTGGCCGTGCTGCACCGGGTAGCGGAGGCACTGCAGGTGTCGCTGGAGGAGCTGGTGGCGAAGCCCCGGGCGAGCGCCCGTCACTACCCGAAGGACAGCCTGCCCATGAGGCTTCGGGGACCGGGCTTCGTGCGCAAGCTGCTGCCGGATCCACTGCCGGGCATCGACTTCGAACGGATGGAGCTACCGCCTCAAGCGCGGCTCTCGGGAGTTCCGCACACACCCGGCACGCGCGAGTACCTGGTGTGCGAGTCGGGAACCCTGGCGCTGGTGGCGAGCGGCGAGCGCTTCGTGCTGGAGCCGGGAGACGTGGTGGTGTTCCGAGGCGACCAGAAGCACTCCTACGAGAACCTGGGAACGAAGTCCGCGGTGGGCTACTCCGTGGTGATCCTGGCGCCCACGGTGCGATGA
- a CDS encoding WD40/YVTN/BNR-like repeat-containing protein: MFRSEDGGATWIPDSLGLGSSRIWSLVQHPVSGVLYAGTEPANLYRKRPGATSWEPCSPLSALPRYREWTSPHPPHHEPRVRGIGLDPERPHVIAAAIEVGWIVLSRDGGETWENLTEGSEFDSHSVLFSPGQPEVLLSTSGHGFFRSDDGVHFRSFQEGLDRDYLSPLVMHPARPKTLYVYAARTPPPSWFNPEVGADGAFYRSDDQGGSWRRVGQTPFLQGGSWTACGDASDPETFCVGLTDGSVWLTRDGGEHFERILDGLGLVSVVSIPTRRS; this comes from the coding sequence GTGTTCCGCAGCGAGGACGGGGGAGCGACGTGGATTCCCGACAGCCTCGGTCTGGGCTCTTCGCGCATCTGGTCCCTGGTCCAGCATCCCGTGTCGGGAGTGCTGTACGCCGGCACCGAGCCCGCCAACCTCTACCGCAAGCGTCCGGGCGCCACCTCGTGGGAGCCCTGCTCGCCCTTGTCGGCCTTGCCCCGGTACCGCGAGTGGACGTCCCCTCATCCACCGCATCATGAGCCGCGCGTGAGAGGAATCGGACTCGATCCCGAGCGGCCTCACGTCATCGCCGCCGCGATCGAGGTGGGCTGGATCGTCCTCAGCCGCGACGGAGGCGAGACGTGGGAGAATCTGACGGAGGGTTCGGAGTTCGACTCGCACTCCGTCCTCTTCTCGCCTGGACAACCCGAGGTCCTGCTCTCGACGAGCGGACATGGCTTCTTCCGCAGTGACGACGGCGTCCATTTCCGCTCGTTCCAGGAAGGGCTCGATCGGGACTACCTGTCCCCCCTCGTCATGCACCCGGCGCGCCCGAAGACACTCTACGTCTACGCCGCCCGGACACCCCCCCCGTCCTGGTTCAACCCAGAGGTTGGCGCGGATGGGGCCTTTTATCGCAGCGATGACCAGGGCGGCAGTTGGCGGCGCGTGGGACAAACGCCGTTCCTCCAAGGGGGCAGCTGGACGGCCTGTGGTGATGCGAGCGATCCAGAGACGTTCTGCGTGGGCCTGACGGATGGCTCGGTCTGGCTGACGCGGGATGGGGGAGAGCACTTCGAGCGAATTCTCGACGGACTCGGGCTCGTCAGCGTGGTCTCGATTCCCACGCGCCGTTCTTGA
- a CDS encoding protein kinase domain-containing protein, which produces MESQNDFEDSFLQEVARTELLPRMPRPGERMGGAEGRRFEVLEALGSGSMGHVFRAWDVELQRVVALKFLLWQGRGADGLTGSLLMREARAVARLGHENIVRLFDVAEWSGASWEPRIPFLVMEYLEGESLADLLRRGKPGPRRTLSIIGGVAAGLAHAHAHHIIHRDLKPTNVLLTFKGEVKLLDFGIAHSMASTAPPIPLLPTAGTPPYMAPEQWRGEEQDARTDLWAVGVMLYELLTGELPYQAESLEQLRAQVLAPEQVPSVRELCPELPEELARIVAELLSKEPARRLASAAELRARLSRLEEALGPWREPSVPVASQRRQVTLVSCRLAGPGTPLASMDPEDASELQAEFQRFCSEVLQRHQGSLMLSMGDEVLGCFGHPTVREEDSVRAVRSGLQLVEGFAAALPHLARLGLAVQVGIHTDVVVFDATSLQGVATRVASGLARQAGPGQVVFSGTTWMLVRGAFEVECLGPRVFEGLPGEQRMEVRRVVGERWAMSRFERVAQAAGGLTPMVDRVRELNQLQEAWGRARAGAGSVLLLSGEAGIGKSRLIQELCERVPREEGTLLRGQCGASFSGTAFHPILQMLRRSLEPEHARWVADYLASPSRAEMEPLLAVMDQQAERKQRVLDSLWRLLLRMAEERPVLLIIEDVHWADPSTLEFLGFLLARVRTMKLLVLLSVRPEPRLDWGEDPGLQRLVLERLPTGFTAALVKAVAQGRSLSEETVARLVARTEGVPLFVEELTRLVLERGRDGLPVIPVTLQELLLARLDALPPRRKALAQLCSVVGRAFRYELLSRLVAREDSSLREDIAGLLSAGLLRCEHEEEGDNYQFRHVLIQEAAYQSLPRSSRRQLHRRVAQTLVEHFPELVEQQPEVLAHHFMEAGETELALHYCQRAAERAVLHSTSREAVAQLNQALVLLRSLPDASARCEEEMRLLNALGILLMALEGYGSPKAEQTYARALELFRQQGGALPQLDQLWLGLGSYLSIGAKFEEARMLATQVIALGQRRRKQGLSSDGYRMRAFVSFYEGDAERCWEDLGQSERLADHPYRPRWGVTEKSWTHEQVDDLVIRHVLFTLQGQFRRADRCGHEIQGLIHDNPHAATAGAGLIYLAVGCQLRRDVQGTLKWSEQASHVAVGSMIPILSATTRGLHGWALAKTGRLAKGCEDLRSGTELLRSLGAKCYLPYFLGLHGEICLSMGQLEEGQRAVEDALRLSETGARFYDAELHVLQGEVSWRIGEVERARHCFLQAMAVARCQRALLLELRAMVRLGRLLRDLGRRSGVHRRLAWLLGRFEPDVELVDLQAARELLGHVDGVEAVPHGGPFR; this is translated from the coding sequence ATGGAGAGCCAGAACGATTTCGAGGACTCGTTCCTCCAGGAGGTGGCGCGGACGGAGCTGTTGCCGCGAATGCCCCGGCCCGGAGAGCGGATGGGGGGCGCGGAGGGCCGCCGGTTCGAGGTGCTGGAAGCACTGGGCTCCGGATCGATGGGGCATGTCTTCCGTGCCTGGGACGTGGAGTTGCAGCGGGTGGTGGCGCTCAAGTTCCTGCTGTGGCAGGGGCGGGGCGCGGATGGACTGACCGGCTCGCTGTTGATGCGGGAGGCCCGAGCCGTGGCGCGGCTGGGCCATGAGAACATCGTCCGCCTCTTCGATGTGGCCGAGTGGAGTGGTGCCTCCTGGGAGCCGCGCATTCCCTTCCTCGTCATGGAGTACCTGGAAGGAGAGTCCCTCGCGGACCTGCTGCGGCGGGGGAAGCCGGGCCCGCGGCGCACCTTGTCCATCATCGGTGGGGTGGCCGCTGGGCTGGCGCACGCGCATGCGCACCACATCATCCATCGCGACCTCAAGCCCACCAACGTGCTCCTCACCTTCAAGGGGGAGGTGAAGCTGCTCGACTTCGGCATCGCTCACTCCATGGCGTCCACGGCGCCGCCCATTCCGCTGCTGCCCACGGCCGGGACGCCCCCCTACATGGCGCCGGAGCAGTGGCGGGGAGAGGAGCAGGACGCGCGGACCGACCTCTGGGCCGTGGGGGTCATGCTCTACGAACTGCTCACCGGGGAGTTGCCCTATCAGGCCGAGTCCCTCGAGCAATTGCGCGCGCAGGTGTTGGCCCCCGAGCAGGTGCCCTCGGTGCGCGAGCTTTGCCCGGAGCTGCCCGAGGAGCTGGCGCGGATCGTGGCCGAGCTGCTGAGCAAGGAGCCCGCGCGGCGCCTGGCCTCGGCGGCCGAGCTGCGGGCGCGGCTGTCCCGGCTGGAGGAGGCGCTCGGGCCTTGGCGGGAGCCTTCCGTGCCCGTGGCCTCTCAGCGCCGGCAGGTGACGTTGGTGTCGTGCAGGCTCGCGGGGCCCGGGACTCCGCTCGCCTCCATGGATCCGGAAGACGCCAGTGAGCTACAGGCCGAGTTCCAGCGTTTCTGCTCGGAGGTGCTCCAGCGACACCAGGGCTCTCTCATGCTGTCCATGGGAGACGAGGTGCTCGGCTGCTTTGGCCATCCCACGGTGCGAGAGGAGGACTCGGTGCGCGCCGTGCGCTCGGGGCTCCAGTTGGTCGAGGGGTTCGCCGCGGCGCTGCCCCATCTGGCCCGTCTCGGGCTGGCCGTTCAGGTGGGCATCCACACGGACGTCGTGGTGTTCGATGCCACCTCGCTCCAGGGGGTGGCTACCCGTGTGGCCTCGGGATTGGCGCGGCAGGCCGGGCCGGGTCAGGTGGTGTTCAGTGGGACCACCTGGATGCTGGTGCGGGGTGCCTTCGAGGTGGAGTGTCTTGGACCTCGTGTCTTCGAGGGGCTGCCGGGGGAACAGCGGATGGAGGTCCGCCGGGTTGTCGGAGAACGGTGGGCGATGTCCCGGTTCGAGCGGGTGGCCCAGGCGGCGGGTGGCCTCACCCCCATGGTGGACCGGGTGCGGGAGCTGAACCAGCTCCAGGAGGCCTGGGGGCGGGCGAGGGCGGGGGCGGGCTCCGTCCTCCTTCTCAGTGGCGAGGCGGGGATTGGCAAATCCCGTCTCATCCAGGAGCTGTGCGAGCGGGTTCCCCGGGAAGAGGGCACCCTGCTGCGAGGCCAGTGTGGCGCGTCATTCAGTGGCACCGCCTTTCATCCCATCCTCCAGATGTTACGGCGTTCCCTGGAGCCGGAGCATGCACGCTGGGTGGCGGATTATCTGGCCTCGCCCTCCCGCGCTGAAATGGAGCCGCTGCTCGCCGTCATGGATCAGCAGGCGGAGCGCAAGCAGCGGGTGCTCGACTCGCTGTGGAGGCTGTTGCTGCGGATGGCGGAGGAGCGGCCGGTGCTCCTGATCATCGAGGATGTGCACTGGGCCGATCCCTCCACGCTGGAGTTCCTGGGCTTCCTGCTCGCTCGCGTGCGCACGATGAAGCTGCTCGTCCTCCTCAGCGTCCGCCCCGAGCCGCGGCTTGACTGGGGGGAAGACCCTGGTTTGCAACGGCTCGTGCTCGAGCGGCTGCCGACGGGGTTCACGGCGGCCCTGGTGAAGGCGGTTGCCCAGGGCAGAAGCCTGTCAGAGGAAACCGTGGCTCGGCTCGTGGCGCGAACGGAGGGGGTGCCACTCTTCGTGGAGGAGCTGACGCGGCTGGTCCTCGAGCGTGGACGGGATGGCCTGCCCGTCATTCCCGTCACCCTTCAAGAGTTGCTGCTGGCCCGGCTGGATGCGCTGCCGCCACGGCGCAAGGCGCTGGCTCAGCTCTGTTCCGTGGTGGGGAGAGCCTTCCGCTACGAGCTGCTCTCGCGGCTCGTTGCTCGAGAAGATTCCTCGCTGAGAGAAGACATCGCGGGGCTCCTCTCCGCTGGGCTGCTGCGGTGTGAACACGAGGAAGAGGGTGACAACTACCAGTTCCGGCATGTCCTCATCCAGGAGGCGGCCTACCAGTCGCTGCCCCGGAGTTCACGGAGACAGCTCCACCGACGAGTGGCCCAGACCCTGGTGGAACACTTCCCGGAGCTGGTGGAGCAGCAGCCGGAGGTGCTCGCCCACCACTTCATGGAGGCTGGTGAGACGGAACTGGCCCTCCACTACTGTCAGCGGGCCGCGGAACGCGCGGTCTTGCATTCGACCAGCAGGGAGGCGGTGGCGCAGTTGAATCAGGCCTTGGTGCTGCTGCGGAGCCTGCCGGACGCTTCCGCCCGCTGCGAGGAGGAGATGCGGTTGCTCAACGCGCTCGGCATCCTGCTGATGGCGCTGGAGGGGTACGGCTCGCCCAAGGCGGAGCAGACGTACGCCCGTGCGCTGGAGTTGTTCCGCCAGCAGGGGGGTGCACTTCCTCAGCTCGATCAATTGTGGTTGGGACTGGGCTCTTATCTCTCCATCGGCGCGAAGTTCGAAGAGGCGCGGATGCTGGCCACGCAAGTGATTGCCTTGGGGCAGCGTCGGCGGAAGCAGGGATTGAGCAGTGATGGCTACCGGATGCGGGCGTTCGTCTCATTCTACGAGGGAGACGCCGAGCGATGCTGGGAGGATCTTGGGCAATCGGAACGCTTGGCGGACCATCCATACCGACCCCGATGGGGGGTCACCGAGAAGAGCTGGACCCATGAGCAGGTGGATGACCTGGTGATCCGCCATGTCCTGTTCACGCTGCAGGGCCAGTTCCGACGCGCGGATCGGTGTGGCCATGAGATTCAGGGATTGATCCACGACAATCCCCATGCGGCCACGGCCGGCGCCGGGCTGATTTATCTGGCCGTGGGTTGCCAGCTGCGCCGCGATGTCCAGGGCACGCTCAAATGGTCCGAGCAGGCGAGCCACGTTGCCGTCGGCTCCATGATCCCGATATTGAGTGCGACCACGCGAGGTCTTCACGGTTGGGCGCTGGCCAAGACGGGGCGGCTCGCGAAGGGGTGCGAGGACTTGCGGAGCGGTACCGAGCTGCTTCGGAGCCTGGGCGCCAAGTGCTACCTGCCCTACTTCCTCGGCCTGCATGGGGAGATCTGTCTGAGTATGGGGCAGTTGGAGGAAGGACAGAGGGCCGTGGAGGATGCGTTACGGCTCAGTGAGACAGGCGCCCGTTTTTATGATGCCGAACTGCATGTCCTCCAAGGCGAGGTCTCATGGCGAATCGGGGAGGTGGAGCGCGCGAGGCATTGCTTCCTCCAGGCCATGGCAGTGGCCCGCTGTCAGCGCGCCCTCCTTCTCGAGTTGAGGGCCATGGTGCGCCTGGGCCGCCTGCTCCGGGACCTGGGCCGCCGGTCGGGAGTGCATCGGCGGTTGGCGTGGCTCCTGGGCCGGTTCGAGCCGGACGTCGAGCTCGTGGACCTCCAAGCGGCACGCGAACTGCTCGGCCACGTCGATGGGGTGGAGGCCGTGCCTCACGGCGGCCCATTCCGGTAG